A segment of the Biomphalaria glabrata chromosome 18, xgBioGlab47.1, whole genome shotgun sequence genome:
CCCGCTATCTGAAttgtaattagttaattttattagatactagacatatgttacccgcgacccgcgggtctttatttgcgcattactttcgatatagtcactgagagtgttttgtaagcaattaaacgaaataataatgtaataagtaaagcgaatgtgtcaatgtaaaaatagtgtgaataatgctatcaaatcaaaatagctaataggcttaaatccatttttttttaattaaaacatttcttttaaataatctagtggattggatttagatgtatgttaaacgtagctaatgatcctttcacgttatttcagtttcgctacgaaaataaaattagttttgcgaaaatggtttacccaaagtcgatacattcttatctattaaaaacgaaaagagcgatacctttgttaaataaatgggattataaagtgaacaattaaacgaaataatttttagtacgcgattcatgaatgaatatagatctaggcctatctcaactcggcttcgcagctttcgtaaacgaatgtaactTTAGAATACcaattttgaatgtttatttgatcaaaatatgaaatgaatgggattataaagtaaacaattaaacgaattaatatttagtacgcgattcattactgaattgtctaatgaaagaatgttcgtcaggaaatctgtaatcacagatataaggaactaattaatgtaaaaaatgcttttgaaacacaaaattgaaggttaattttattatataatgaaatcaatggatcttcttttgtcttttcatgtgtcaaagtaaaaaactatctgcgcaaagtgtatttcttaaaattagatctaggtctaaatcctttctatcttttctcatgtcaacattgtagacatggcctagatccataaaatactatagctgtaatagagtcggacaactttatttttttttgagggtcttacatttgttttagggctacaatacattcactaaggtctaagttggtacccaaggaacattcctgcctagttttatcaagattggtcaagcggttttgatgtctataagtaacatacatacatacatacccctcacattctactttataatatagatagaacAAACGTAATTGCATATCTTATAGaacaatgaatttaaaaaatcaaacaaggctttagggtttattaaaataattttatttttatattcttttgagtctttttaaaccaaacaaaaacataatactTAAAAGTTAAAAGCTATGTAACCTTGATTAGGTCATTGGAGTATGTCTTCTGTTTAAGATCCCACATAGGAAAACTAGGCTATACGCGAATAGATCTATGAGATTTATAAGAAACGAATATTCGTTTTTAACTAGAGTAATaccatttgtaaaaaaatcaataaatttagagacacttaaGGAAAGATTgtagatgccatacacaacagaagcagaaagaagagtGAAAGTGCAGCGCCGCCTGGTGATTAcgtatgcccaacctgtgaccacagctgtgtatcaaggattggcacaagaagttgcaaagggaaaagatcatctcttcAGACGTAAGATGCCACAACATTAAGAACAGAAGACCAAAAAGTAAAGCAGAAAGAAgacattaaaacaagaaaagtattttaaaaaatactttaaaagttaTGTAATCCATCTAGACCAGCAACAAGAAAGCTGTGCCGAGGATAGACGTAGAcgtcgaaaagaaaatcttaatgcCACtaccggtggacaatggttatgcttgcctttcgagtggcaaaatatgtaggtcacaactggggctGCGTCGCTGCGTCGCTGCATTCCtcatttatcttcggactcaaagacaggCCTtattgttactaatatttcatgcttttagctttctcaatacactatgatatatcacttgtctggaccaggtgGAAAAATTTGGGTGGGGGGGGATATCTGGATATATTTGACCTTATTCgcttttttaaagcatttatatacaaaaaatgggtggggggaacgacctgaattcgaactcatgactcaagccTCCTCGAGCCGACAAActgaccactctgctagtgaagtgcctatgaaaatagaagattgtaacttactttaaagcggcgacctttAAAGGGTAATTCAGTTTAtacaccacttcagtcaagtacaatttctttccctaggttaaaaatattattgtgcaaaatttcagtttgatccgagattgggtgtcggagaaataacaggTACAAACCTTtgaacagacagagtgagttgatagaagctttgtcaaAACTGAAAACTCTGAGACttaaagataaagacacatttcttgttcAGTTTGCTTAAACAATTGTGAGTTTGATATGTAGCACCCTACAACACCGTTAACTGTAGCGACCTGGCCTAATTGTAGCACCCTACAACACCGTTAACTGTAGATACCTGGCCTAATTGTAGCACCCTACAACACCGTTAACTGTAGCGACCTGGCCTAATTGTAGCACCCTACAACACCGTTAACTGTAGCGACATGGCCTAATTGTAGCACCCTACAACACCGTTAACTGTAGCGACCTGGCCTAATTGTAGCACCCTACAACACCGTTAACTGTAGCGACCTGGCCTAATTGTAGCACCCTAGAACACCTTTAACTGTAGCGACCTGGCCTAATTGTAGCACCCTAGAACACCTTTAACTGTAGCGACCTGGCCTAATTGTAGCACCCTACAACACCGTTAACTGTAGCGACCTGGCCTAATTGTAGCACCCTACAACACCGTTAACTGTAGCGACCTGGCCTAATTGTAGCACCCTAGAACACCTTTAACTGTAGCGACCTGGCCTAATTGTAGCACCCTAGAACACCTTTAACTGTAGCGACCTGGCCTAATTGTAGCACCCTACAACACCGTTAACTGTAGCGACCTGGCCTAATTGTAGCACCCTACAACACCGTTAACTGTAGCGACCTGGCCTAATTGTAGCACCCTACAACACCGTTAACTGTAGCGACCTGGCCTATTTGGTTTTCATTTTaagaagtagaaataaaaaaaaagacaagacaaaattgcataaataaataaatatatgtataggtATTTAACAAACAattgtaggcaaagtctttgctcgagtgatacttcccaggctacaaaaactcgctgatcgggtctatccagaatcacaatgcggctttcgctcagggagatccacGATAACAAACATAATGAAATTGAGTTTAAATAAaccagcaaaataaaaagaaaataaaggttTATACaagggggaagaactccacacttacaacatctctcaataatataagagttattttatcttttttatatcaaccaaaataattactaccaattatctaaggggaaaaaatcctacacatttagccatatttGTCAGGactaaaggattaatttcccttgttggtatcaaacaaaataattcattaccagCAATTAgtttactaattggttattttttttattgattcgtgtattgtctatGCCTATGATTAATTATGTAAAGTTGCAGCTTGATCCGACTATTGGTGTGGGAGAATAACTTGGTTCAAAATAGAcggacagagcgagttgatttaagcttttcaaaaaaaaaaaaaaaaaaagtaaacagaaTGCCTTCCAGGCATGGATTGAAAGTTATTTTGTATTGGTTGTCATCATAAAGATAAATAGAATAGATTTTTTCCccaaaataaagttaaatagatatagacaattatttgaaataaatctaTTTGATTAACTTTATACGAACAAATCTACTTAATTCAACTCTCATTCATATGATCAAGTTATTTGTGCATGAACAGCTCAGATGGCAGTATCTGGAAGGCTTATTCCCTCAATCAGTACTGTTATCGCTACAGTATTCATTACCTGACATGCTCACGAGAAAACAGACATaaacatcacaaaaaaaaacagggaaaaaggaacataaaaaaaaatagaaaaactcGCCCAACGATTTGACAAGAAACTTTAAAAATCACACATTTCTAGTTGAATGCCAGAGAAGCGATACCCTCCAATCAGGTGGAATCGATACCCCCGCAGATTACACCCGCTTGCTCCAAGAGTGAGGCCACGCGCGAGGGCTCAATATGAAATCCTGAAAGAGAAgggagtgagtgagtgagagagagagagaaaaaaaaaagggtcttcGCTTCGAAAAGAAGGTTTTTATCTCCCCTCCATATATTCACGTGGACCGTGGCCTTCTAGTTTGGAGCTTCCGACTGGTCATTCGTTTGGAGTTGTCACCCTTAGATAGTGAGCtcagttttaaaatagaattctGTGAGAGCTactgagtttgtttgttttttatttcgaaattaGCTGaggttaataaaattaaaatttcaaataaaattaaaagaatattctagaattttttttctgcattagATTTTGCTTACTTTTAATTTCAATTAATTTATCCTCGTCAATTTTTGCAAGTAGTTCATTATTCTGTGTGGATATTAATTTCTTAAAGTGACAAATTTTGTGTGTGACGTCATTAAggtagtgtctttttttttaaataaaaaaaatttacttacaTTCATTGTGTGCGTGTTATTTGTTTTGGGGAGCTGGATTTGTCATTTCAAACGGATTTGGATTTCTTTGTGGATTTACTCTGGCTGTCTGTCAGTTTCATTCTAGGTGAGTACACACGAGACATATCTTTACCTACTAGACCTAGTTACTAATAGAAACTGATTTAGACgtgataaggccctaagctatttgagatatggtgTCCTTTATAAATTCAGATTTTATATGACTGTGCCAAATATGACTTTTGGTAACTCTTCAGGCACAACTGATATACAATTATATCTGAATAGGTCAATAATAGACCGTTAACGTAAAATCAATAGTATACAAACTAGGACAGtttttttctggaaaaaaaggaggggggggggaggggctaaGCTTTAACTTGTGTAGCCTATCCGTAAATCCTGAACTGGTTACTAATATGATTCTTACAGTTTTTATCTAAAAGTTATAACCGTATTCTGAGCATTTAACTCTACATCTAAATCatataattgtatttttgtatttatgcaAGTTCAAAGGTCATGTTTGTATGATATAAATATCAGGAGACGCCATCCTGGACGCGCTGTTTCAAGCGAGTGTCTTAGCAAAGACCTTCACTCACTGACTTAATAGTCGTAGTTATTgcgtcactttttttttatacatctgTATTTTTGGAAGGAGTTAtcaatatttattcataatgaTAAATACTTCATattcttttaaatgttttactaCTTTTAGTGTCATTAGagtgctcttttttttaatatttgtaactAGTCTGAAGTTACAAAATCTTCTATGAATTTGTAAAATAACTGTGATCAGTACATCAGGTATGGACACAATTCTGTATTCATTGTCACTTGTTGATTAAATACTATAATAGATCATTATATTTACTGTTTCAAACATGACAAAGATATAACTCTTTACTGTACCCACTGCAGaatctacatagatctatgtttatggTGGGCattgtttttctgtttcttcCAATCGCCTTGCGTTAGTGTCGCGATACAGGAAATGTTCTTTTAGTGAATTATGGGGCCACCTAATAACCAGTTTTATGTACAGTTTGAATtgcataaatatttatgttcttTATGTGTATTGTTACGGAGGGCAATGCAAATGATAGCCTTTCTTTAACGCTGAAACATAATTCACTGTAGTCCAGTTCACCCGTGTCCACTAAATCTTGTCCATTAAAGAATTGTCATTATGCTGTAGGTCTGGCTTCCTTATGCTGAATATCTGCAGCAGATTTAGAATTcagattttgatatttttaaacattaatttaaaaataattttatcgtACTACTACTCGTTGGTCGTGTAGCCTCTGACAGACTACGTGGAGCCTGTGACTGTTGTTACGATGGAGACAAGTTCGAATCCTGCCCAAAGTCATCCTCTCCTGCCACCTGTTGAAGGCTTgaacgtaataatcttcatggATTATCGAAATTGTGGAAAACCACTTATCTGtgtgggggcgcggtggctgagagatTAAGCGATTGGCTTCTGAACTTGGGGtcttagtgaagactgggattttgaatttcgggatttttagggtgcccctgagtccacccaactctaatgggctcctgactttagtttgggaaagtaaaagcggttggtcgttgtgctggacacatgacaccctgctcgttaaccgtcggccatagaaacagatgttcttaacatcatctgccctatagatcgcaaggtctgagaagggggaactttacttattttatctttgtatcttatCATATCTTTTAAGTTACTGACGttccataaaaaaaagatacttacGTCATACTCGTATTCATGTGTTGTGTAGTCGTGCATCCTAGTAAAGTAAAGTGTGTCTTtcggagtattttattacaaagcttatatcaacttactctgtctgtctggtacaaagtttgtacacgctatttcactcacacccaatctcggattcaactgaaatttcacacaataatttcttttacctgacaacacaagaatcgatgaaatatttttttttgctatcttgaacaagggaaagaaatcgtatttGACAGTtctggtggtataagttgaattagtcccccagGGGATCCTTTAGCCTTGAgtgaagatttttaaaatatattttatgaaaggatcatgtaaacatttacCAAGagacccccttcttccctcccccttcaCAACAGGCTAAGATTGTGATAGATCATAGCAAATTGAGAAAGTACaaattaacagaaaaaaaaaaaaggtatatctctatcgcacagatttatatgtTTAGGCCAATCATACACGTAATTACAAAACTGAtcctaactaattgatacaactgcACTTCATAgactcattttgttttgtttttcttataagttctactttttttatttgtaaattatggttcagtgtttgttttttgtttaccaatactttactttttagtctttccCTTCTAGAGTGAGCAATATCCTCTCAAACCTTTGCAATCTCAGTAAATATTTATGGGTGTTTCgttgttattttaaaagtctGCAATTTTGTAATAACTTTAACATAATCataaataattatgaaatagtaataacTCTTAGTTTTTAAACTGCTCAAAGGTAAGGTCTACATATACATATAACAGGGCCGGCACGAGCTAGGTGCAAGAGTTTAGGTGTACAAACTTAACTACCCTAAACCGCTAGGACCTGTCCATTGAAACGCGCCAGTGACTCCTACATTGTAAATTAAAccaatgaaaatattaaagccttttaactcccccccccccccctcgcaatGGCCTCACATGAAACACTCAGCCCCTGAACAAGGCCCCACCTAAAAGTTCAGCCCCAGCCTTCAACAGTCGATGATTGTAAGTATTGTGTTTGCAATACCAAAAATAATAGTATAAAGCTAGTAagaagcgtagttgtatcaattagtttggatcagtcaagtcATAGAGCGAGACtagcaacaataaatctgtgagattagaaatagttttaacactttttttttttttgtttagctcgaTTTCATGtctagctttctcaatgtgctacgatcctatcacttgtctggaccagttaggaaaagataggagggggggggggggaggggatatctgtgactgttaccgtgatcgctttttgaATGGATTTTAAAAACGTTGTACGACTTCAATTCGATTCTAGTTTTGTCAGggacaagaaataattgtgcgaaatgtcaACTTGATGCAAGATTGGGCgtaagagaaataacgtatacaaactttttaccagacagacagacagacagacagagttaatttaagctttgttataaaaaaaacgtTCATTAATGTAgaagtgagctgatataagtttTATACAAAACAAAGGTCAGAATCAGGTTGGAATCTGATCttgatatttaaaatgatttgaAATTTCTGTAATAttgatttgtatttaaatatgtCATAGGTAATATTAGATCTCATCAACACATACACCCACACTCTccccaccccccacacacacatatcaaCTCCCACTCCCACCCACCCATATATTCCCACAAGTTTCCAAGAATGCGTCAACCGTCTAAGCACAGATCAGATTACAAACTTGATATTTAATATTCGCCTGTTTTTTAATGTCTGACCTGTTCAGCTTTTTTCCCTAGGTCAGTGATGTGAACTGTGAGCTTTTCAATAGATGTGAGTCTTCAACGCGCATTAAGTGTTTACCGGTATATCGGCTTTAAGCATACCCAAGTCAGTTGATTAGTTGACAGTAGGCAAGTAGTGCTCTCCagtaaataaaatagtttcctACATATGTTCGTTAATTTGAATTATTTACTTATGGGGCAATCAATAGTTTGAACCAAATCTAATTACAgcaattgactaattggttattttttaaattaattcatgCTTCATTTGGTAAGTCTGATAGCTGGGCACTAGATAGTGTTGCTAAGCCTGATAGACTTATTAATTTTTACGCCTTACTGTTGATCTCTTACTTTCACATTTGATTAAACTTTAAGATGGACCCACTGAGACCAGTCGTAATGTATGTAATAAACGACTCCCTTGTAGTGAGTGTAATAAACGATACCCATGCTCAGCAGAATTAATGTTCAACTATCCATACTGATAATTATACCGTACGTTTTAGTTAATCTGAAAATTGTCTCTAGCGAGAACACCTCTCTGGAACAACACCTCTCTGGAACAACACCTCTCTGGAACAACACATCTCTGGAACAACACATCTCTGGAACAACACCTCTCTGGAACAACACATCTCTGGAACAACACATCTCTGGAACAACACCTCTCTGGAACAACACATCTCTGGAACAACACATCTCTGGAACAACACATCTCTGGAACAACACATCTCTGGAACAACACCTCTCTGGAACAACACATCTCTGGAACAACACATCTCTGGAACAACACATCTCTGGAACAACACATCTCTGGAACAACACCTCTCTGGAACAACACATCTCTGGAACAACACATCTCTGGAACAACACATCTCTGGAACAACACATCTCTGGAACAACACATCGAGACAAATAATAAAAACCAATTGGAAACACAAAAAGTCATTTATAGTTTTGATTTATCGCTTACAGTGCATAAATTTGAAGTCATTTATGGTTTTGATTTATCGCTTACAGCACATAAATTTGAAGTCATTTATAGTTTTGATTTATCGCTTACAGTGCATAAATTTGAAGTCGTTTATGGTTTTGATTTATCGCTTACAGCACATAAATTTGAAGTCATTTATGGTTTTGATTTATCGCTTACAGTACATACATTTGAAGTCATTTATGGTTTTGATTTATCGCTTACAGTACATAAATTTGAAGTCATTTATAGTTTTGATTTATCGCTTACAGTACATAAATTTCAAGTCTTTGCTCTTACACTTTTGTGCTTTCTAATGTGAAAGATTGTGTAAAATTGAGCTAGTAACTCTAGGGTTCAGATCCCCCCAACCCAAACTTTCCCATGAATCTCTAAAAGTTCATAGCGATAAAAGTCTCGGGAAACATAATGACTGGTTTCTGTTCTTGTGTGTCAGTTAAATGATATTTTTGTCGTCATAGGCGTTGACAACGTTTTGAGGGGGTGAGGTAGGCTGTACTCCAGACTCACGACATCATCATTTGCTTGACCGCCGAGCTGGTTAGAGCTATTCCCTGGTGAGCAGTACATCAGACTATCATTTCTGCAGTCACGTTAAAGGACTACTATTTCAGTCGGGAGTCCGGCGCCGAGTCCTAGTGGACTCTCGGACTGGAGTTAAAATAGAATCAATACTTGCTCACTGTCTCGTAAAACTGTCTCACACATTTTATATCTAGTTCAGGGCTGCATATTTAGAATCTGGACTTTCCACGAGTTGGACTGATATGGTTACACACGTTGGTacttcccccccctctctctctctctcactttcgctctttgtctttctctctttctctttctggctgcctgtctctctctctctctttctggatgcctgtctgtctctgtcttttgctCCCTCTCtcacttttttctctctttctctatctttcaaaatttctgtttctttttctttctctctcactctctctctttctctctatctttctatctccctttctctgtctctatatattctctctctctctctctctctcgctccttccctcttctaaaaaaaactCACTATTGGGCTTAGTCTCCTGTCTGTGTATTTGCtggtctctgtctctctgtctgtctgcctgtctgtctgtctctctttctcggATTTCTCCCTATCCATCTGCTCTTTCTTGGTAAATTACGCGTAGAATGAAAAGGCGTTCCCGCGTAGTAAATCTAAAGGATATCAAAGCGGGATACTCCAGTTCAAATCTAGGTGAAATCAATTATTTGGTAGAAATTTCTAATACCCCTAACCAAGTTTAAAGGTATTTGATATCGGTACtggaaagtaaaagaaaaacaaatgctgTGTTGGCCCGTTAGCATCATAGACATATGAGCCTCACTTCTGTAACACAAAGATCATTACTGTGAATATGCTTAAGCATGGTCTGTCTGAccatctgtctttctgtctgtctggtaaattgTTTGTACACgcgatttctcccacacccaatctcggatcaagctgagattttgcacaaatatttcttttacctgacaacacaagcatgaataatagtaataaaaaaaaaacacaaattagttaattatctattagtaatacattattttgtttgtatctcAAACTAGGGAATGAAATTATACTAGACTGAGGTCTGAggtagtggtataagctgaattagtcccttttataggtgtgagtcttagtgaacacaaacctgaaaaataggacgagactatagaaacaatagaaaacTCTTCTATGTTCATAAGATCTCCACTAGTaaagtggttaccgtgttggcttgagaagcctttGAAGGCTTGAGCAATGAGTTTGTATTCAGGTCGTGCCCGCctctttaacatttttataaatgcttttttattgttagtctagactctagatctattacagatttaatAAATTGCATGACCCTCTTAGCAACACTATCTAGCGCTCATCTAGTAGTCTTAGCAACACTATCTAGTGCCTAGCTAGCGGTCCTAGTAATATTATGATGCGCCTGGCTAACTGACATAGCAACATTATGAAGTGACTAATTAGCAGACTTACAAACGCTAATAACCTAATTAAAACGATATATGTGTAATGTATGTATTTGTCTAATTTTCCTAAGATTTGATTGGTACACACCTACAGAGCAATTACCTGCTTATATTTGTGCTCCAGTGTAGGAGAGCAACGTGTgagaatgtgtatgtgtgtgtgtgtgtgttgtaattAATTATGCATGCTTTTAGAGTCTGGGGGCTGGAAGTAATGAGTGTACTAAGTTTGGGTGTACACAACATGTTTAGACGGAGGGAGAGGGGTGTACACCAGCCACAAGTGTTTCAAGCTGTacacttgcttttttttttttttaaagggaaaggTGTATGGAAGTAAGACGCTCAGAGACAGGTgttgaaagagagacagacagagatagagagacagagaccagagacataaagagagaatctgacAGAATTagagagaaaataaagagaaagaaaacgaagaaagaaggagaggcagaaagaaagatatagaaaaagagagaaacataaaaagacagaaaaagagagagagacagaaagagagagagacagaaaaaaagacagaaaaaaaagagagagaaagagacagaaagagaaaatgacagaaagagagagacagaaagacggaAAGAGAGTAAAAaattgagagagacagagagagggggggggaagacccgaagagagcaaaagaaagtaagaaatagaaagaaaaaaaaaagaaaaagtagcagAAGGAGCACTTTGTGGTGGTGGTAGGTGGGTTACAAGTAATTTGACTATAAAGACACAGGTGGCGCCCCTTACACTAAAGAATTTCAACGTGTGCATGAAACTAAAGGATGGACAGAAAGATGAAGGtttgagatagagagaaaaatcCTCTTGCGTTGTGGTTTGGCCTAACAGACATCTATCTTTGTTTCTATCCCAATGTATCCAGCAGCCACGCTTGACCAGCCTGTTTGTTGCCGCTTGAATAGATTCCTAAACAAGGCCAACTGAGATCGATTCATGATCACAATAACCTCTTAGGTCATATTTACTGGATAGGTCAAACGTCAGTCACTGGTTTACGTCACAGACCAGTTGTAGGCTCAGTGACAAAAGTGCTCAGCCTTCAAGGTTGTATGTCCTAATTacctaacatacacacatacacaaatccCGCACTTTCAGTGTTCTACCTTTCtccgtctttctctctctctttctctctcccatcTTACTCTccctgtctttctgtctgtttgtctctctctctttcctctcacAGTCtctctgacacacacacacatacataaatatctATCCTAAGACTATAGctcttaaaatgtttttaaaacaatcttCTGTCAATGTTTAATTTTACGTTCTTGTTTTTACTGTTTTCTTCAGTAACTAAGTCAATAGTTTGTTTTGGTTCGAGGGGGAGGGGGACAgttttcagtcattttgtttttcctcTCACCTTTCAGATAACCTCTCCTCTTCGTGCCTCCTTCGTACTCTGTCGAatatcttcccccccccccccactcctttaaaaaaaaaaaaaaaaaagttcgatttttattgttaaaattttagtttataGTTAGTATCTCGGTACCACTCCATCTCAgtcgttctttctctctctttctgtctctctctctccctctctttctctctctctctttctctctctctcactctcgttctctctctctctctctcttctctctcgtCTAGttctctttatctttatctctaaatatttaaaatatacactCACTTGTTCTTATTCTTTCTATGTGTTAACCTTATTGCATCTGTTAtggaattttaattaaatattcagTCACTCTTCTGTCTGTttgactctctttctctctttctccctctttctccctctctctccctcttcttctccctctcttttacCACTTTTTTCTATCTCACACATTcactcgctttttttttttctctctctctcttttctaccTAATTCTTTCACTCCATCCATATTTGACTCGTTCACTCAGCTCCTCATCTTTCCTTTCTCACCATTTCCCTCAACCCATTCACTCcccaggcttttttttttttcaaactctaAACAGCGCCCTCCATGTCTAGCCCAAGCCCAACCTAAACATTGCCCTGAAGACAGGTGCGCCCTGGCCAACGTGGTTTTAGCATTGCAGAGGCGGCGGTGGGGTTAGGAGGTGGGCTGGGTGGGAGTAATGAGAGGGGGAAGCACCGTGATGTCAGAGTTACATGCCATTTATGcgcttatctcccttccttgtCAACATTCACTTGGTGTTGTAAGATATCTTTTGTGCAGGTACAATGAGTAGGGGCGCCCACAAGAGAGTGCAAGGTAAGGGCAAGGTAGGGGGGCCCTAGGTCAAgataagaaagaagaaaaaaacacaaaacatccTGTTTCTTCCCGTTTCTCCTG
Coding sequences within it:
- the LOC129924022 gene encoding uncharacterized protein LOC129924022, producing the protein MLSRINVQLSILIIIPYVLVNLKIVSSENTSLEQHLSGTTPLWNNTSLEQHISGTTPLWNNTSLEQHISGTTPLWNNTSLEQHISGTTHLWNNTSLEQHLSGTTHLWNNTSLEQHISGTTHLWNNTSLEQHISGTTHLWNNTSLEQHISGTTHRDK